One Nocardia sp. BMG111209 DNA segment encodes these proteins:
- a CDS encoding MTH1187 family thiamine-binding protein — protein MIAAFSVTPLGAGEDVGRAVAEAVRVVRASGLPNETNAMFTSVEGEWDEVMAVIKRATDAVMAVAPRCSLVIKADIRPGVTDGLVSKVESVERYLAEG, from the coding sequence ATGATCGCAGCTTTCTCCGTGACCCCGCTCGGCGCGGGCGAGGATGTCGGCCGGGCCGTCGCCGAGGCGGTCCGGGTCGTCCGGGCCAGTGGCCTGCCCAACGAGACCAACGCCATGTTCACCTCCGTCGAGGGCGAATGGGACGAGGTCATGGCGGTGATCAAGCGGGCCACCGACGCGGTGATGGCCGTCGCACCGCGGTGCAGCCTGGTGATCAAGGCCGATATCCGCCCCGGCGTCACCGACGGACTGGTCAGCAAGGTGGAGAGCGTGGAACGGTACCTGGCCGAGGGCTAG
- a CDS encoding TauD/TfdA family dioxygenase, whose translation MAGTRERTAATLADPHLLGLIDAHVCAVPERVRAALRPPATATGVAIIDRLPLQDTELGPTPRDWREAAAWSADPDRRTVSFRLDVTMLLLARCAGEPFGWQGQQSGRLVNNIVPSPGHEHEQSGASSVTLLSPHTEDAFHPDRAHLLLLGCLRNPDAVGTTVSSVCEARLSSAHRRRLAETALPILPDVSYGEGFDDHPATPIATLAAGPTLRYDPAYTPLDRADAEFRGAYAQLSAELERVAHAAVLEPGQLLLVDNDVVVHGRVPFAPRYDGTDRWLKRVNIRLPQRSRAESGESGYGQRTVAPFRTEAAVPQAVPHQ comes from the coding sequence ATGGCAGGAACGCGCGAGCGGACCGCCGCGACACTCGCCGACCCGCACCTGCTCGGCCTCATCGACGCGCACGTGTGCGCGGTGCCCGAGCGTGTCCGCGCGGCGTTGCGCCCGCCGGCCACCGCGACCGGCGTGGCGATCATCGACCGATTGCCGCTGCAGGATACGGAACTGGGCCCCACGCCCCGGGACTGGCGGGAGGCCGCCGCCTGGAGCGCCGATCCGGATCGGCGCACGGTGTCGTTCCGGCTGGATGTCACGATGCTGCTGCTGGCCCGTTGCGCCGGTGAGCCGTTCGGGTGGCAGGGACAGCAGAGCGGGCGGCTGGTGAACAACATCGTCCCCTCTCCCGGTCACGAGCACGAACAGTCCGGCGCGAGCAGCGTGACGCTGCTGTCCCCGCACACCGAGGACGCCTTCCATCCCGATCGCGCGCACCTGCTGCTGCTGGGCTGCCTGCGCAATCCGGATGCGGTGGGTACCACGGTGTCCTCGGTGTGCGAGGCGCGACTGAGCTCCGCACACCGCCGCCGGCTGGCCGAGACGGCGCTGCCCATCCTCCCGGACGTGTCCTACGGCGAGGGTTTCGACGATCACCCCGCGACCCCGATCGCGACGCTCGCCGCCGGTCCCACCCTGCGCTACGACCCGGCCTACACCCCGCTGGACCGCGCCGATGCCGAATTCCGCGGCGCCTATGCACAATTGAGCGCGGAACTGGAGCGGGTGGCCCATGCGGCGGTGCTGGAGCCGGGTCAGCTGCTCCTGGTCGACAACGACGTGGTGGTACACGGCCGGGTGCCGTTCGCGCCGCGTTACGACGGCACGGATCGCTGGCTGAAGCGGGTGAACATCCGCCTGCCGCAACGAAGCCGGGCCGAATCCGGCGAAAGCGGTTACGGACAGCGCACAGTCGCACCGTTCCGCACCGAAGCCGCTGTACCGCAAGCCGTCCCGCACCAGTGA
- a CDS encoding RNA polymerase subunit sigma-70, which translates to MTVTVEEVVSATDSHRAELLAYCYRMTGSLHDAEDLVQEISLRAWRAASSYDPRRASVRTWLYRIATNVCLTELKHAHRRALPEDLSESSPAVDVSRLSPQPELPWLEPFPDALLGDGDPAAVVAARDGIRLAFVAALQHLPPLQRAVLILRDVLVLRADEVAALLETSPAAVNSALQRARVRVAAIEGPDVAPVGTVPAALAGTVPGARSGTAPGARSGATSAVLSDPEQRELLERYVRAFERLDIGALEQVLRDDVHLQMPPYAAWFRGRTAVLEFLASVFALEGDFRLLPTRANGRPALATYRRRGTPELRAANLHVLTLDRGGIARMDLFHAPQLFPAFGLPSVL; encoded by the coding sequence ATGACCGTGACGGTCGAGGAGGTGGTGTCCGCCACCGACTCCCATCGAGCCGAACTGCTCGCCTACTGCTACCGGATGACCGGATCGCTGCACGATGCCGAGGATCTCGTGCAGGAGATCTCGCTGCGGGCGTGGCGTGCCGCGAGCAGTTACGATCCGCGGCGCGCGTCGGTGCGCACCTGGCTGTACCGGATCGCGACCAACGTGTGCCTGACCGAACTGAAACACGCGCACAGGCGGGCCCTGCCGGAGGATCTGTCCGAGTCGAGCCCGGCCGTCGACGTGAGCCGGCTCTCCCCGCAACCGGAACTGCCCTGGCTGGAACCGTTTCCGGACGCGCTGCTCGGCGACGGCGATCCGGCCGCGGTCGTGGCGGCGCGGGACGGCATCCGGCTGGCCTTCGTCGCGGCGTTGCAACATCTGCCGCCGCTGCAGCGCGCGGTGCTGATCCTGCGCGACGTACTCGTGCTGCGCGCCGACGAGGTCGCGGCGCTGCTGGAGACCAGTCCCGCCGCGGTGAACAGCGCGCTGCAGCGGGCGCGGGTGCGGGTGGCGGCGATCGAAGGGCCCGATGTCGCGCCGGTGGGTACCGTGCCGGCGGCGCTTGCGGGTACCGTGCCGGGGGCGCGTTCGGGTACCGCGCCGGGGGCGCGCTCGGGTGCCACGTCGGCGGTGCTCTCGGATCCCGAACAGCGCGAACTGCTCGAGCGGTACGTGCGCGCGTTCGAGCGGCTGGACATCGGCGCTCTCGAGCAGGTGCTGCGCGACGATGTGCACCTGCAGATGCCGCCCTACGCCGCCTGGTTCCGCGGACGGACCGCCGTGCTGGAGTTCCTGGCCTCGGTATTCGCCCTGGAGGGCGATTTCCGGTTGCTGCCCACCCGCGCGAACGGCCGTCCGGCCCTGGCAACCTACCGGCGGCGCGGCACGCCGGAACTGCGGGCCGCCAACCTGCACGTACTGACCCTGGACCGGGGCGGCATCGCGCGCATGGACCTGTTCCACGCGCCGCAGCTGTTCCCGGCCTTCGGGCTGCCGTCCGTGCTGTGA
- a CDS encoding stealth conserved region 3 domain-containing protein, whose amino-acid sequence MVMMDFDAMSAIGPAATVTASAAVLDDLHWLRAELVAAEVPFLLVRDADARPVLAVDAAQRPALRRVLGAAITSGFSCNELRHNVFRLGRDADPAHHVELELWRYHGDTVECPRPNALTRSVFDLADVEYTTVLAFDAGWPTLVGMFDPHPADVGFDIDIVYSWVDGSDPEFRARRAGMMAQVVVGEGDAAEARIRQIDELRYALRSVHKNAPWIRRIFIATDSRVPHWLADDPKVTIVRAAEHFSDIGVLPVFNSHAVESQLHHIEGLSEHFLYSNDDMFFARPVRPSMFFTPAGISRFVEAGTRIGPGPNHERRSGFENAARVNRELLARRFGQVLTRHLEHTPVPLRRSVLLEMEQAFPEDFARTRASRFRSATDISVTNSLYHYYALFTGRAVPQEAAKMRYVDTTGHAGLALLDHLGRRRNVDFFCLNDGSFPEVAEADRVRIVSEFLEGYFPDPAPWERGADRRQPAVEQGAA is encoded by the coding sequence ATGGTGATGATGGATTTCGATGCGATGAGCGCGATCGGACCGGCGGCGACGGTGACCGCCTCGGCGGCGGTACTCGACGACCTGCACTGGCTGCGGGCCGAGCTGGTCGCCGCGGAGGTGCCGTTCCTGCTGGTCCGGGACGCCGATGCGCGGCCGGTGCTGGCCGTCGACGCCGCACAGCGACCGGCGCTGCGCCGGGTGCTGGGAGCGGCCATCACCTCCGGATTCAGCTGTAACGAGCTGCGCCACAACGTTTTCCGGTTGGGTCGCGATGCCGATCCGGCGCACCACGTGGAACTCGAGCTCTGGCGGTACCACGGCGACACGGTCGAGTGCCCGCGCCCGAATGCCTTGACCCGCAGCGTCTTCGACCTCGCCGACGTCGAGTACACGACGGTGCTGGCGTTCGACGCGGGCTGGCCGACCCTGGTCGGCATGTTCGATCCGCATCCCGCCGATGTCGGATTCGACATCGACATCGTCTACTCGTGGGTGGACGGCTCCGACCCCGAATTCCGTGCTCGCCGTGCGGGAATGATGGCACAGGTGGTGGTCGGCGAGGGCGACGCGGCCGAGGCCCGCATCCGCCAGATCGACGAGCTGAGGTACGCGCTGCGTTCGGTGCACAAGAACGCGCCGTGGATCCGGCGCATCTTCATCGCCACCGATTCGCGGGTGCCGCACTGGCTGGCCGACGACCCGAAGGTCACCATCGTCCGTGCGGCGGAACACTTCTCGGATATCGGCGTGCTGCCGGTCTTCAATTCGCATGCCGTCGAGAGCCAGCTGCACCACATCGAGGGACTGTCGGAGCACTTCCTGTACTCCAACGACGACATGTTCTTCGCCCGTCCGGTGCGGCCGTCGATGTTCTTCACCCCGGCCGGCATCAGCCGGTTCGTCGAGGCGGGCACCCGCATCGGCCCGGGCCCGAATCACGAGCGGCGCAGCGGTTTCGAGAACGCGGCCCGGGTGAATCGGGAGCTGCTGGCGCGGCGGTTCGGGCAGGTGCTCACCCGGCATCTGGAACATACGCCGGTGCCGTTGCGGCGCAGCGTACTGCTCGAGATGGAGCAGGCGTTCCCGGAGGATTTCGCCCGCACCCGGGCCAGCCGTTTCCGGTCCGCCACCGATATCTCGGTCACGAACAGCCTGTACCACTACTACGCACTGTTCACCGGTCGCGCGGTCCCGCAGGAGGCCGCGAAGATGCGCTACGTCGACACCACCGGTCATGCCGGACTGGCGCTGCTCGACCATCTGGGCCGCCGCCGCAACGTCGACTTCTTCTGCCTCAACGACGGCAGTTTCCCGGAGGTCGCGGAGGCAGACCGGGTGCGCATCGTGTCCGAATTCCTCGAGGGCTACTTCCCGGATCCGGCGCCGTGGGAGCGCGGCGCCGACCGGCGGCAGCCGGCCGTGGAACAGGGCGCCGCGTGA
- a CDS encoding ornithine cyclodeaminase, which translates to MLSRSDLADVPITPGDVNRAVEDAYLALASGDSDNPRKLSVAHPDGWSVAYAMLGRDGRRRVVAMKTSYKFDPAHDRSTKRYYTTITLYDDTTGMPIAMMDCARVGALRTPAVSALLVRETIRSGARSVLLIGTGTQGRNALPHLLAANPQLNRLMVYGTHPDGLKAVYEHLAVHHPHLELETVTDPYEAARSADVVLATAGPGTKVAVETDDLAPGSVAVLVGYGLAPSALSGADRVVATSAEQMALTGTDLVDADGRLRPVDAELPQILGRRAIGRNSDEDRIFVYNSGLVLTDIAVAHALAERAIAEGRGTEVPLWD; encoded by the coding sequence GTGCTGTCCCGCAGCGATCTCGCCGACGTCCCCATCACCCCCGGCGATGTGAACCGGGCCGTCGAGGACGCGTATCTCGCACTGGCGTCCGGAGATTCGGATAATCCGCGCAAACTCAGCGTGGCCCATCCGGACGGCTGGTCGGTCGCGTACGCCATGCTCGGCCGCGACGGACGCCGCCGGGTGGTCGCGATGAAGACCTCGTACAAATTCGATCCGGCGCACGATCGCAGCACCAAGCGCTACTACACCACCATCACGCTCTACGACGACACCACCGGTATGCCGATCGCGATGATGGACTGTGCCCGTGTCGGCGCGCTGCGCACCCCCGCGGTGTCGGCGCTGCTGGTGCGCGAGACGATTCGCTCCGGCGCGCGCAGCGTCCTGCTGATCGGCACGGGCACCCAGGGCCGCAACGCGCTGCCGCATCTGCTGGCCGCCAACCCCCAGCTGAACCGGCTGATGGTGTACGGAACCCATCCCGACGGCCTGAAGGCGGTGTACGAGCACCTCGCCGTCCACCATCCGCACCTCGAGCTCGAGACCGTCACCGACCCGTACGAGGCCGCCCGCTCCGCCGACGTGGTACTGGCCACCGCCGGCCCCGGCACCAAGGTCGCAGTCGAAACCGATGATCTCGCACCGGGTTCCGTGGCCGTACTGGTCGGCTACGGGCTGGCGCCCTCGGCGCTGTCCGGGGCGGACCGGGTCGTCGCCACCAGCGCCGAGCAGATGGCCCTGACCGGCACCGACCTGGTGGACGCGGACGGCCGGTTGCGTCCGGTCGACGCCGAGTTGCCGCAGATCCTGGGCCGCCGGGCCATCGGCCGCAACTCCGACGAGGACCGGATCTTCGTCTACAACAGCGGCCTGGTCCTCACCGATATCGCGGTCGCCCACGCCCTGGCCGAGCGCGCCATCGCCGAGGGACGGGGAACGGAGGTACCCCTGTGGGACTGA
- a CDS encoding alanine racemase: protein MGLSATAQFSLWETEDTDPAPLPETTPSPKVPAPHRPRSRRRSTSAPDARVPTEVAAPQVDSTAPGTSADPAPTDASGEGAVAETRTDESDTAAARTDSAADEDAVTSDVTAAAAVGTQQSPEAPTAALAPEIMDTSSAEPGAPPIAGGTTETGSAADVTRDELESHTAAANSDAPAIVEPATPPGRIATPLPAHADEWERRLLADPDLLSDIAFAIGGPFHVMYPARVGSNIEAFRAAFAAAGVEGSIYYGKKANKAGCVVRACAEHGAGVDVASIGELTSALAQGIRGEDLMVTGPAKSDRLLWLAARHDALIAVDAPDELNRLAANGIAARVLLRVRPPNSQSRFGMTDTELDHAVTGTDLGPIRLEGFSFHLSGYEPLPRSELAAALIERCLRARDHGHRASTISLGGGFGVDYVPAEEWARFTAGTGPHWFHGGKRFDSYYPYHCATPGAAMLAAVLAHDDLAKRMRDNDIRPAIEPGRALLDRAGSTVFRVQGAKARSVQDVSYQLLTVDGTSLSLSEQWFDSEYLPDPVLWPTRPGTVTGASVGAATCLESDMLSWRRIPLPRPATAGDLLVYPNTAGYQMDSNESAFHELPLPPKVVLSDAPGGRLRWTLDAG, encoded by the coding sequence GTGGGACTGAGCGCCACCGCCCAGTTCTCCCTGTGGGAAACCGAGGACACGGATCCCGCACCCCTCCCCGAAACCACCCCGTCCCCGAAAGTGCCCGCACCCCACCGCCCCCGGTCCCGCCGCCGGTCCACCTCCGCGCCGGATGCGCGGGTGCCGACGGAAGTCGCTGCCCCGCAGGTCGATTCGACCGCACCCGGCACCAGCGCAGACCCCGCGCCGACGGACGCGAGCGGCGAAGGCGCCGTGGCCGAGACGCGCACCGACGAGTCGGATACTGCCGCGGCTCGGACCGATTCGGCCGCCGACGAGGACGCGGTCACCTCGGACGTCACCGCGGCCGCCGCGGTGGGCACCCAGCAATCCCCGGAAGCGCCGACCGCCGCTCTCGCACCGGAGATCATGGACACGTCATCGGCCGAGCCCGGCGCACCACCGATCGCGGGCGGAACCACCGAAACCGGAAGCGCCGCAGACGTCACGCGCGACGAGCTCGAAAGCCACACTGCCGCAGCGAACTCCGATGCGCCGGCGATCGTCGAACCGGCGACCCCGCCCGGCCGGATCGCCACGCCACTGCCCGCGCATGCCGACGAATGGGAGCGGCGGCTGCTGGCCGATCCGGATCTGCTGAGCGATATCGCCTTCGCGATCGGCGGACCCTTCCACGTGATGTATCCCGCGCGAGTGGGCAGCAATATCGAGGCGTTCCGGGCGGCATTCGCGGCGGCGGGGGTCGAGGGGTCGATCTACTACGGCAAGAAGGCGAACAAGGCCGGCTGTGTGGTGCGGGCCTGCGCGGAGCACGGGGCCGGAGTCGACGTGGCCAGCATCGGGGAGCTGACTTCGGCCCTGGCACAGGGCATTCGGGGCGAGGACCTGATGGTGACCGGACCCGCGAAGTCCGACCGCCTGCTGTGGCTCGCGGCCCGCCACGACGCGCTGATCGCGGTGGACGCCCCGGACGAGCTGAATCGGCTGGCGGCCAACGGGATCGCGGCCCGAGTGCTGCTGCGGGTGCGGCCACCGAATTCGCAGAGCCGGTTCGGCATGACCGATACCGAACTGGACCACGCGGTGACCGGGACCGACCTGGGACCGATCCGGCTGGAGGGGTTCAGTTTTCACCTGTCCGGCTACGAACCGCTACCGCGCTCCGAACTCGCCGCGGCCCTGATCGAACGCTGCCTGCGGGCCCGCGACCACGGGCATCGAGCGTCGACGATCTCCCTCGGTGGCGGCTTCGGCGTCGACTATGTGCCGGCCGAGGAATGGGCCCGGTTCACCGCCGGAACCGGACCGCACTGGTTCCACGGCGGCAAGCGGTTCGATTCCTACTATCCGTACCACTGCGCGACCCCGGGCGCGGCGATGCTCGCCGCCGTACTGGCACACGACGATCTGGCGAAGCGGATGCGCGACAACGATATTCGCCCCGCGATCGAACCCGGCCGCGCGCTGCTGGATCGAGCGGGCAGTACCGTCTTCCGGGTGCAGGGCGCAAAAGCGCGTTCCGTGCAGGATGTCTCGTATCAACTGCTCACCGTCGACGGCACCAGTCTGAGCCTGTCGGAGCAGTGGTTCGACAGTGAATATCTGCCCGATCCGGTGCTGTGGCCGACCCGGCCGGGCACCGTGACCGGGGCCAGTGTCGGCGCGGCGACCTGCCTGGAGTCCGACATGCTCAGTTGGCGGCGTATCCCGCTGCCCCGGCCCGCCACGGCCGGCGATCTGCTGGTGTATCCGAATACCGCGGGCTACCAGATGGATTCGAACGAATCGGCATTCCACGAGTTACCGCTCCCGCCCAAGGTGGTGCTGTCCGACGCACCCGGCGGGCGGCTGCGCTGGACGCTCGACGCCGGGTAA
- a CDS encoding metallophosphoesterase codes for MHINRVAEYPRPNHVLFHFSDTHFIAGDGELYGAVDSEQRLRRLLERALASRITPTAIVFTGDLTDRGEAGAYEKLRALVEPFATAVDAPVVWQNGNHDDRATFREQLLDERRSAEPLDRVYQFDGLRIVTLDTTVPGEHHGEISADQLEWLRSVLAEPAPFGTILAMHHPPIPYIQDLAVTVELREQRSLADVLDGSDVRSILSGHLHFSTTATFAGIPVSVASSACYSQDLAVESGGQRGRDGAQGFNYVHIYPDTVVHSVVPVEEGPTVGRPATAAQTAERLTEAGIVIPPAAGIPHVVRRRTREADGETVS; via the coding sequence GTGCACATCAACAGAGTCGCAGAATACCCGCGACCGAATCACGTGCTGTTCCATTTCAGCGATACCCACTTCATCGCCGGAGACGGCGAACTGTACGGCGCCGTCGACTCGGAGCAGCGGCTGCGCCGACTGCTCGAGCGAGCCCTCGCCAGCCGGATCACTCCGACGGCGATCGTCTTCACCGGCGATCTCACCGATCGCGGCGAGGCCGGTGCGTACGAGAAGCTGCGCGCGCTCGTGGAGCCGTTCGCGACGGCCGTGGACGCGCCCGTGGTCTGGCAGAACGGCAACCACGACGACCGCGCCACCTTCCGCGAGCAGCTGCTCGACGAGCGGCGCTCGGCCGAACCCCTGGACCGGGTGTACCAGTTCGACGGACTGCGGATCGTCACGCTGGACACCACGGTCCCGGGTGAGCACCACGGCGAGATCTCCGCGGACCAGCTGGAGTGGCTGCGTTCGGTGCTGGCCGAACCGGCGCCGTTCGGGACGATCCTGGCCATGCACCATCCGCCGATCCCGTACATCCAGGATCTGGCGGTGACGGTGGAGCTGCGCGAGCAACGGTCGCTGGCCGATGTGCTGGACGGCTCCGACGTGCGCAGCATCCTTTCCGGGCACCTGCACTTCTCCACCACGGCGACCTTCGCCGGTATCCCGGTGTCGGTGGCCTCCTCGGCCTGCTACAGCCAGGATCTGGCGGTCGAATCCGGTGGCCAGCGCGGCCGCGACGGCGCCCAGGGCTTCAACTACGTGCACATCTATCCGGACACCGTGGTGCATTCGGTGGTGCCGGTCGAGGAGGGTCCGACGGTCGGCCGCCCGGCCACCGCGGCCCAGACGGCCGAACGCCTCACCGAGGCGGGCATCGTGATCCCGCCCGCCGCCGGTATCCCGCACGTGGTGCGGCGACGCACGCGCGAGGCCGACGGCGAGACCGTCTCCTAG
- a CDS encoding MATE family efflux transporter translates to MTADRDDRPDGRRLTALATPIALTQLAQVAVSTTNIALMGSLGITQVAAGGLALTLFNQIRTMCVGLVTATGNQVATAASRAEQESGQHTTAGRAPHAPGGTVADPAGDEIRDVVRAGFLIATVAGVLGALILAGLGWALQWLGQDAAVLATARPMLMALAPGLLPCLWFQVIRQYTVGMQRPQALLLVTLGSVALNAALALGLMHGWGGLPELGLTGIGVASSLVFLITCLVFWVMVRRDPILSATLPLRMWPVHLGTVGAEVRLGLPIALTYGSEAGMFSVLALVMGSLGPAALAAHNVVYQLVYIVFQVAIGLSHGVSILVSRAVARAEHQRAHGLARLALRQAAVVAALVGVLYATVPDVVLRPFLTGDDHETVALAHRLLLIAIVLQFFDAAQNIGNGLLRGMQDTRAGFRLSLVGYWVVGLPTALILALPVGLGAAGVWWGLTAGLAATAALMLRRYFALLQHRERETPRVLAGSSSAGT, encoded by the coding sequence ATGACCGCCGACCGGGACGACCGGCCGGACGGGCGGCGCCTGACCGCGCTGGCCACCCCGATCGCGCTGACCCAGCTGGCCCAGGTGGCGGTGTCCACCACGAATATCGCGCTGATGGGTTCGCTCGGCATCACCCAGGTCGCCGCGGGCGGCCTGGCGCTGACGCTGTTCAACCAGATCCGGACGATGTGCGTCGGACTCGTCACCGCCACCGGCAACCAGGTCGCGACCGCCGCGAGCCGGGCCGAGCAGGAGTCGGGACAGCACACCACGGCCGGCCGGGCACCGCACGCGCCCGGCGGCACCGTGGCCGACCCGGCCGGTGACGAGATCCGCGATGTGGTGCGCGCCGGATTCCTGATCGCCACCGTCGCGGGGGTGCTCGGCGCGCTGATCCTGGCCGGGCTCGGCTGGGCACTGCAATGGCTCGGCCAGGACGCGGCCGTACTCGCCACGGCCCGGCCGATGCTGATGGCGCTGGCGCCCGGCCTGCTGCCGTGCCTGTGGTTCCAGGTGATCCGGCAGTACACCGTCGGCATGCAACGCCCGCAGGCGCTGCTGCTGGTGACGCTGGGTTCGGTCGCGCTGAACGCCGCGCTCGCGCTGGGACTCATGCACGGCTGGGGCGGCCTGCCGGAACTCGGCCTGACCGGGATCGGGGTCGCGAGCTCGCTGGTCTTCCTGATCACCTGCCTGGTGTTCTGGGTGATGGTCCGCCGCGACCCGATCCTCAGCGCCACCCTGCCGCTGCGGATGTGGCCCGTGCACCTCGGGACCGTCGGCGCCGAGGTGCGGCTGGGCCTGCCGATCGCGCTCACCTACGGCTCCGAGGCGGGCATGTTCTCCGTGCTGGCGCTGGTGATGGGTTCGCTGGGCCCGGCGGCCCTGGCCGCCCACAACGTGGTCTATCAGCTCGTGTACATCGTCTTCCAGGTGGCGATCGGGTTGTCGCACGGAGTGTCGATCCTGGTCAGCCGGGCGGTGGCCCGCGCGGAACATCAGCGCGCGCACGGGCTGGCCCGGCTGGCGCTGCGGCAGGCCGCGGTGGTCGCGGCCCTGGTCGGCGTGCTGTACGCGACGGTGCCCGATGTGGTGCTGCGCCCGTTCCTGACCGGTGACGACCACGAGACGGTGGCACTCGCGCACCGGCTGCTGCTGATCGCGATCGTGTTGCAGTTCTTCGACGCGGCCCAGAACATCGGCAACGGCCTGCTGCGCGGGATGCAGGACACCCGCGCCGGATTCCGGCTGTCACTGGTCGGGTACTGGGTTGTGGGCTTGCCCACAGCGTTGATACTCGCGCTGCCGGTCGGGCTGGGCGCCGCGGGTGTCTGGTGGGGCCTCACCGCGGGCCTCGCGGCGACCGCCGCGCTGATGCTGCGCCGCTACTTCGCCCTGCTCCAGCACCGGGAGCGGGAGACACCGCGGGTGCTGGCCGGTAGCTCGAGCGCGGGGACGTGA
- a CDS encoding PLP-dependent cysteine synthase family protein: protein MPLVTRVTDLIGETPLFELATTDTGTRLLLKLEQFNPTGTAKIRMAREMVLDAERRGLLGVGGHIIESTSGNTGLGLAVVAAERGYRFTAVVDHHACKDKLRAMRAMGTELVFVADDGDDTLATSAREDLAADMAAAETDGYFTEQHNNDANAVGYYAVAEELLKDLGRVDILLSAVGTGGSLFGTARRLREMGCQPRVIGVEPVGSIAFGGPGGPYWQSGTGTPPGATVGTAVDYTLLDEGLTVTDVAAFATTRAVARKLGLLIGGSAGGSVYAALTRLADFPPGSTVVTIVCDGGEKYLDTVFDDDWMNDRDLLDEATEREVTALLDRYAPATRNLVCAL, encoded by the coding sequence ATGCCGCTCGTCACGCGCGTGACGGACCTGATCGGCGAGACCCCCCTGTTCGAACTCGCGACGACCGACACCGGAACCCGGCTGTTGCTCAAGCTCGAACAGTTCAACCCGACCGGGACGGCCAAGATCCGAATGGCCCGAGAAATGGTGCTCGATGCCGAGCGCCGTGGTTTGCTCGGGGTTGGCGGGCATATCATCGAATCCACGTCCGGCAACACCGGGCTGGGACTGGCGGTCGTCGCGGCCGAGCGCGGCTACCGGTTCACCGCCGTAGTCGACCACCACGCCTGCAAGGACAAACTGCGCGCGATGCGAGCCATGGGCACCGAACTCGTCTTTGTCGCCGACGACGGCGACGATACGCTGGCCACCTCGGCCCGCGAGGATCTGGCCGCGGACATGGCCGCCGCCGAGACCGACGGCTACTTCACCGAACAGCACAACAACGATGCCAACGCAGTCGGTTACTACGCGGTCGCCGAAGAGTTGCTGAAGGATCTCGGTCGGGTGGACATCCTGCTGTCGGCCGTCGGCACCGGCGGTTCGCTGTTCGGGACGGCCCGGCGGTTGCGCGAAATGGGCTGTCAGCCGCGCGTGATCGGCGTCGAACCGGTCGGCTCGATCGCCTTCGGCGGCCCGGGTGGCCCGTACTGGCAGTCCGGCACCGGCACGCCGCCGGGCGCGACCGTCGGCACCGCTGTCGACTACACGCTGCTCGACGAGGGGCTGACGGTGACCGATGTGGCGGCCTTCGCGACCACCCGCGCGGTGGCACGGAAACTGGGGTTGCTGATCGGCGGCTCGGCCGGCGGCTCGGTGTATGCCGCGCTCACCCGGCTGGCGGACTTCCCACCCGGGTCCACGGTGGTCACCATCGTCTGCGACGGCGGCGAGAAGTACCTCGACACCGTCTTCGACGACGACTGGATGAACGACCGCGACCTGCTGGACGAGGCCACCGAACGCGAGGTGACCGCACTGCTGGACCGTTACGCACCGGCCACCCGAAACCTGGTGTGCGCACTGTGA